From a region of the Tenggerimyces flavus genome:
- a CDS encoding MOSC domain-containing protein, which yields MRVASLFVHPVKGCRAVPVNAMRVERWGAVGDRCWMVVDEGGRFQTQREVPALATVVANLTDDGLELDAPGMERIAVKAPEPGTKLTDVRVWKADFQAVEASTDGHEWFSDFLGIKARLVWLDDPNRRPPREDDGARATFSDGYPLLATNEASLDDLNRRLEAEGEDKLLMNRFRPNLVIDGAEQWAEDHWTTLRLPDIELTNAKPCGRCVVTTTDQETGERRGKQPLKILAKFRLVNQKMLFGVNLTLTEPGSIKVGDEISPG from the coding sequence ATGCGGGTCGCCAGTCTGTTCGTTCATCCGGTCAAGGGCTGCCGCGCTGTGCCGGTCAACGCCATGCGGGTTGAGCGGTGGGGTGCGGTGGGGGATCGGTGCTGGATGGTGGTGGACGAGGGCGGGCGGTTTCAGACTCAGCGCGAGGTGCCGGCGCTCGCTACTGTCGTCGCAAACCTGACCGACGATGGGCTCGAGCTCGACGCGCCCGGCATGGAGCGAATCGCGGTCAAGGCCCCCGAGCCGGGCACGAAGCTCACCGACGTGCGGGTCTGGAAGGCCGACTTCCAGGCCGTCGAAGCCTCCACTGACGGGCACGAGTGGTTCTCCGACTTCCTCGGCATCAAGGCCCGGCTGGTCTGGCTCGACGACCCGAACAGGCGCCCGCCGCGCGAGGATGATGGGGCGCGGGCGACGTTCAGTGACGGCTATCCGCTGCTCGCCACGAACGAGGCGTCGCTCGACGACCTCAACAGGCGCCTGGAAGCAGAAGGCGAAGACAAACTCCTCATGAACCGCTTCCGCCCCAACCTCGTGATCGATGGCGCCGAGCAATGGGCGGAGGACCACTGGACGACCCTCCGCCTCCCCGACATCGAGCTCACCAACGCCAAACCCTGCGGGCGATGCGTCGTGACCACGACCGATCAGGAAACCGGGGAACGAAGAGGCAAGCAGCCGCTCAAGATCCTCGCGAAGTTCCGCCTGGTCAACCAGAAGATGCTGTTCGGCGTCAACCTGACCTTGACGGAGCCCGGCTCCATCAAGGTCGGCGACGAGATCAGCCCTGGGTAG